The Neorhodopirellula lusitana genome contains a region encoding:
- a CDS encoding GntP family permease, with protein MTFDLLATVAVDATLASTVFTAVSAIAILLVLILWAKVHAFVALILASYYVGLMSGMDLLTINDSIKSGMGGILGFVATVVGLGAIFGKLLEASGGAEALAYSLLKKFGEKNATWAMVVTGFLVSIPVFLDVALVIIIPIVYALTRKTGKPILYYGIPLLAGLAVTHAFVPPTPGPIMVAEQLGANTGLVILYGVIIGFPTAVLAGPVFGRFISTKITHGIPEEFSTEHLAKKFEDEDLPSFSRVFLVLLLPIVLILVQAVTAEIYKPAKTQVIVSSAEVVQTQADVEQPHMTIVESEEGYQIVMVDHQGERSTMFTSDLPADKAVGLPAYGALVSSVDSVETLSPRQRDEILEATLKLTGFSENIPDQGTVLKLIAFFGHPFTALIIAIFAASFFLARKQGFSPQQIMELSNSALAPAGIIILVTGAGGVFKQILIDSNVATVMAEAIVQSNINIVVLAFLISALVRIAQGSATVAMVTTAAIIAPLLPGMTGLSSSDYALLTIAIASGATVLSHVNDSGFWLVSKFFGLTEKETLMSWTVVETIIGISGFIGALTLSYVF; from the coding sequence ATGACATTCGATTTGCTGGCAACCGTTGCCGTCGATGCAACTCTTGCCAGCACCGTTTTTACCGCCGTTAGTGCAATTGCGATTCTCTTAGTCCTCATCTTGTGGGCCAAGGTTCACGCCTTTGTGGCCTTGATTCTGGCCAGCTATTACGTTGGTTTGATGTCGGGGATGGACCTGCTGACGATTAACGACAGTATCAAATCAGGCATGGGAGGCATTCTTGGATTCGTTGCAACCGTCGTGGGCTTAGGTGCGATCTTCGGAAAACTGCTGGAAGCCTCGGGAGGTGCCGAAGCACTTGCCTATTCACTGTTAAAGAAGTTCGGTGAAAAGAATGCGACGTGGGCGATGGTTGTCACTGGGTTTCTCGTTTCCATTCCGGTGTTTCTTGACGTTGCCTTGGTGATCATCATTCCCATTGTTTATGCGCTCACTCGCAAAACGGGGAAGCCTATTTTGTACTACGGCATTCCGCTGTTAGCTGGTTTGGCTGTGACCCACGCGTTCGTACCACCAACGCCCGGTCCGATAATGGTCGCGGAGCAACTCGGGGCGAACACCGGCTTAGTTATCTTATACGGTGTGATCATCGGGTTCCCAACTGCCGTACTGGCTGGCCCGGTGTTTGGCAGATTCATCTCAACGAAAATCACCCATGGTATTCCCGAGGAGTTCTCGACCGAACACCTTGCGAAGAAGTTCGAAGATGAAGACCTGCCTTCCTTCAGTCGTGTCTTTTTGGTGCTGCTATTGCCAATCGTGCTGATTTTGGTTCAAGCAGTGACCGCCGAAATCTATAAGCCCGCAAAAACCCAGGTCATCGTTTCCTCCGCTGAAGTCGTACAGACCCAAGCCGACGTTGAACAACCTCACATGACGATTGTCGAGTCAGAAGAAGGCTATCAAATTGTCATGGTCGATCACCAAGGCGAGCGATCGACCATGTTCACGTCCGATCTGCCTGCGGATAAGGCGGTTGGGTTGCCCGCCTATGGTGCGTTGGTTTCCTCAGTTGATTCCGTTGAAACACTTTCCCCTCGACAGCGCGACGAGATCTTGGAAGCAACCCTCAAGCTGACCGGGTTTTCTGAAAATATCCCTGATCAAGGCACGGTCTTAAAACTGATCGCGTTCTTCGGTCACCCCTTTACTGCGCTGATCATCGCGATCTTTGCAGCTTCGTTTTTCCTGGCCCGAAAACAAGGGTTCTCTCCACAGCAGATCATGGAGCTTAGCAATAGTGCGCTCGCGCCCGCAGGAATCATTATTCTGGTCACGGGAGCCGGTGGCGTTTTTAAGCAGATCCTGATTGATAGTAACGTCGCCACCGTGATGGCAGAGGCCATCGTTCAGTCCAACATCAACATTGTCGTCTTGGCGTTTTTAATCTCCGCTTTGGTCAGGATTGCGCAGGGATCAGCAACCGTGGCGATGGTGACGACGGCTGCGATCATTGCCCCATTGTTACCCGGAATGACTGGCCTTTCCAGTTCCGATTATGCGTTGTTGACGATCGCGATCGCATCGGGAGCGACAGTGCTCTCGCATGTTAACGACAGCGGGTTTTGGTTGGTCAGCAAGTTCTTCGGTTTGACGGAGAAGGAAACCCTCATGTCCTGGACCGTTGTTGAAACGATCATCGGGATTTCAGGGTTCATCGGTGCACTCACTCTGAGTTACGTGTTCTAA
- a CDS encoding beta-propeller fold lactonase family protein, translating into MCRSVAPAEQRLVVSLSGQHKLAVLSIHDDGVLKLQTESDIDGKPGASSFDSTGQNLYVGAADPASISVHRVRPDGLKQLQSVSVPGKPSYLVIDPSGRFLLASYFQTGQVSVHRIVGEGRLSSEPVELLSIDPRAHSVAIDPSGQFVFVSHTQTNSITQFRLDSQTGKLEPNSPAKLQREERTGPRHLWFHSDGKFAYGSNEGGRSISAYQMDGQGGSLSHLQTLSSFPDDFVGKGSTSRVQVHPNGKFAYIANRMHGSLAVFGIDQNTGHIEFVERVPSEKVIRGFNITADGKFLVAVGQSSGKAVSYEIDQQGRLHRKAELMIGGAPWWVTSFPSFGEPTVSVAGEPTVSVAGDHGAVEADRSLMLGQGTMAGEVTDSSVLLQTRLTLGNELDERGDIPGATGVACFEWSTSEDLADAIQTNFQMSSPARDFIVRAELRGLEHDTEYFYRAIYGPSPSETKRGPVCSFRSLPGSTSDREVKFIVGSCMNYIKFMHGKAGNAGGPLTATQEDKRLGFPAFAAMARLQPEFFVGTGDIIYYDNPYRVAKSVEELRRCWHEQFRFPRMIEFFQQVPAYWSKDDHDYRYNDSDNESDRLPLPETGVGIFREQLPIAATDAIDPKTYRTIRVSRDLQIWLTEGRDFRSANDAPDGPEKSMWGKDQREWLQSTLNASDARWKLLISPTPMVGPDDAYKNDNHATLDGFRHEADSFFAWMQQNHIENLFLICGDRHWQYHSIHPTGINEFSCGALNDENSRMGVAPGMKFGSDPEGLVKQLFSSPKPSGGFLQVVAGKTLDVTFFDDQATVKHQAHFPSHPPVGE; encoded by the coding sequence TTGTGTCGTTCGGTCGCACCCGCCGAGCAACGACTCGTCGTTTCTCTGTCAGGTCAACATAAGTTGGCTGTGCTGTCGATCCATGATGATGGTGTGCTGAAACTTCAAACAGAGAGCGACATCGACGGCAAGCCGGGGGCGTCATCCTTCGATTCCACCGGCCAAAACTTGTATGTTGGCGCAGCAGACCCCGCATCGATCAGCGTGCATCGCGTAAGGCCTGACGGGTTGAAGCAATTGCAGTCGGTTTCGGTTCCTGGCAAGCCCTCCTATTTGGTGATCGATCCATCGGGACGTTTCCTGTTGGCGTCCTACTTCCAAACCGGCCAGGTATCGGTACACCGAATCGTGGGAGAAGGGCGACTGTCAAGCGAGCCTGTTGAACTGCTGTCGATTGACCCACGCGCTCATAGCGTGGCGATTGATCCAAGCGGCCAATTTGTATTTGTGTCCCACACGCAGACAAATTCCATCACCCAGTTTCGACTTGATAGCCAAACCGGAAAACTGGAGCCGAATTCACCAGCCAAACTTCAGCGTGAAGAAAGAACCGGTCCACGCCATCTTTGGTTTCATTCTGATGGGAAATTCGCCTACGGCAGCAACGAAGGTGGCCGCAGCATCTCCGCGTACCAAATGGATGGGCAAGGCGGATCACTAAGCCACCTGCAAACGCTGTCAAGTTTCCCCGACGATTTTGTCGGCAAAGGTTCAACTTCGCGAGTGCAAGTCCATCCCAATGGAAAATTCGCCTATATCGCTAATCGAATGCATGGCAGTTTGGCGGTGTTTGGAATTGATCAGAACACTGGGCACATCGAGTTCGTGGAGCGGGTGCCTAGTGAAAAGGTGATTCGCGGTTTCAATATCACTGCGGATGGGAAATTCTTGGTCGCCGTCGGCCAATCGTCGGGGAAAGCCGTCAGTTATGAAATCGATCAACAGGGACGATTGCATCGAAAGGCCGAGTTGATGATCGGTGGAGCCCCTTGGTGGGTAACGAGCTTTCCGTCATTCGGTGAGCCCACGGTATCCGTCGCGGGTGAGCCCACGGTATCCGTCGCGGGTGATCATGGTGCCGTCGAGGCGGATCGCAGCTTGATGCTCGGGCAGGGCACCATGGCTGGTGAAGTGACCGATTCTTCGGTGCTGCTGCAAACACGACTGACCCTTGGAAACGAACTCGATGAACGCGGCGATATTCCTGGTGCGACAGGCGTGGCGTGCTTTGAGTGGTCAACGAGCGAAGATCTTGCAGACGCGATTCAAACAAACTTTCAAATGTCCTCGCCCGCGAGAGATTTTATCGTTCGGGCTGAACTAAGGGGATTGGAACACGACACCGAGTACTTCTATCGAGCGATCTACGGTCCGTCGCCGTCGGAGACGAAACGTGGCCCAGTATGTTCGTTTCGCTCCTTACCAGGCAGCACCAGCGATCGAGAAGTGAAGTTCATCGTCGGCAGTTGCATGAACTACATCAAGTTCATGCATGGCAAAGCCGGAAACGCGGGCGGTCCACTAACGGCGACCCAGGAAGACAAGCGACTTGGATTTCCGGCTTTCGCCGCGATGGCACGTTTGCAACCAGAGTTCTTTGTCGGCACAGGTGACATTATTTACTACGACAATCCCTATCGGGTTGCCAAGTCGGTGGAAGAGCTGCGTCGTTGTTGGCATGAGCAGTTTCGCTTCCCGCGCATGATCGAGTTCTTTCAACAGGTTCCCGCGTATTGGTCCAAGGACGATCACGATTACCGTTACAACGATTCGGACAACGAGTCCGATCGTTTGCCGCTTCCCGAAACTGGCGTGGGCATTTTCCGTGAGCAGTTGCCGATTGCCGCCACTGATGCAATTGATCCGAAGACCTACCGTACGATTCGCGTCAGCCGTGACTTACAAATTTGGTTGACCGAAGGCCGTGATTTCCGCTCGGCCAATGACGCTCCTGATGGACCGGAGAAGTCCATGTGGGGTAAGGACCAACGCGAGTGGTTGCAATCAACACTCAATGCCAGCGATGCAAGGTGGAAGCTGTTGATCAGCCCCACGCCGATGGTCGGGCCCGACGATGCTTACAAGAATGACAATCATGCGACACTAGACGGTTTCCGCCACGAGGCCGATTCGTTCTTCGCGTGGATGCAACAGAACCACATCGAGAACCTCTTCCTGATCTGCGGTGATCGCCATTGGCAGTACCACAGTATTCATCCCACCGGCATCAACGAGTTTTCATGCGGGGCACTCAACGACGAGAACTCACGCATGGGAGTCGCACCCGGTATGAAGTTCGGGTCTGACCCAGAGGGCCTCGTCAAACAACTGTTCAGTTCACCCAAGCCGAGCGGAGGATTTCTGCAAGTGGTGGCTGGCAAAACCCTCGATGTCACATTCTTCGACGATCAAGCCACCGTTAAACACCAAGCTCACTTTCCGTCCCACCCTCCGGTAGGCGAGTGA
- a CDS encoding glycoside hydrolase family protein, translating to MIRHRKLKTLILTGCISLFVAAPLLADDVTRSRPVEWHKLIFGGQFKDRFLPVPIKGKLTSDAWGSDKVLPRDVLNGIEDPKWSYWGGNAVRGEDGKYHLYVCRWPENADLGHFDYHNSIVVHAIADDPIGPYVYHDTIGHGHNPTLYKTSKGYVIYCVGKFYFSKNLNGPWKHNAFDFHKRERWCVQRRVNFTFAARDDGSFTAISRRGLAWVSPDGFKDWYLVSAESVYPKVEGIFEDPLMWKDHVQYHLIANDWKGRIAYYMRSKDGIHRVTEPGEAYAPGVDRYEDGTAPDWYKYERIRVLQDEHGRAVQAHFAVIDSDKHSDLPNDRHSSKHIIIPLTVDRLIEVQNSQAINPDTKEIRVSIRAEDGFDPHRDIAFDSLRFGSSQEVNYGRGCQLRSTERVGQDLVLVFDGQGNGITTENFAGKLLGKTSEGKLLIGWARLPGVSFTQPVLSSLAPKFEFTDEGLEAYVEVQNFGEVVSSESSVEVLIGDQVLASGSVRPLKPFETSMVRLVCRELIPPGSKRDVTVRILGNGVPPENFIKSVTLPGATIK from the coding sequence ATGATACGACACCGCAAACTGAAGACGCTTATCTTGACGGGTTGCATCTCGCTATTCGTTGCTGCTCCGCTTCTTGCCGACGACGTTACACGCTCGAGGCCAGTGGAGTGGCATAAGCTGATCTTCGGCGGCCAATTCAAAGATCGTTTTTTACCTGTCCCAATCAAGGGGAAGCTAACCAGTGATGCATGGGGAAGCGATAAGGTACTGCCTCGCGATGTGCTCAACGGCATCGAAGATCCCAAGTGGTCGTACTGGGGGGGCAACGCGGTGCGTGGTGAGGATGGCAAGTATCATCTCTACGTTTGCCGTTGGCCCGAAAACGCCGACCTGGGCCACTTCGACTATCACAATTCCATCGTCGTTCACGCCATCGCGGACGATCCGATCGGCCCCTACGTGTACCACGACACGATTGGCCACGGGCACAACCCGACGCTATACAAGACATCCAAGGGTTACGTGATTTACTGCGTTGGCAAGTTCTATTTTTCAAAAAATCTTAACGGGCCTTGGAAACACAACGCATTCGATTTTCACAAACGCGAGCGTTGGTGTGTTCAGCGCCGCGTGAACTTCACGTTTGCTGCTCGCGACGATGGCTCTTTCACCGCGATCTCCCGGCGTGGTCTCGCTTGGGTTAGCCCTGATGGTTTCAAGGATTGGTATCTCGTCTCGGCGGAATCGGTTTACCCGAAGGTCGAAGGCATCTTCGAAGATCCGCTGATGTGGAAAGACCATGTTCAATACCACCTGATCGCCAACGACTGGAAAGGACGCATCGCGTACTACATGCGATCGAAGGATGGCATCCACAGGGTCACCGAACCGGGCGAAGCCTACGCACCGGGAGTGGATCGTTACGAAGATGGGACGGCTCCCGATTGGTACAAGTACGAACGCATCCGGGTGTTGCAGGATGAACATGGCCGAGCCGTGCAGGCTCATTTCGCCGTCATCGATAGCGACAAACATTCGGACTTGCCCAACGATCGGCATAGCTCCAAACACATCATCATTCCGCTCACAGTCGATCGATTAATTGAGGTGCAAAACAGCCAAGCAATTAACCCGGACACGAAGGAGATTCGAGTCTCGATCAGGGCAGAAGACGGATTTGATCCGCACCGCGACATCGCGTTTGATTCACTGCGTTTTGGTTCGTCGCAAGAAGTTAACTATGGACGAGGCTGCCAATTGCGTTCCACTGAGCGGGTTGGCCAAGATTTAGTTTTAGTGTTTGACGGTCAAGGGAATGGAATCACCACCGAAAACTTTGCTGGCAAGCTGTTGGGAAAGACGAGCGAAGGAAAGCTGCTGATCGGTTGGGCTCGTTTGCCCGGCGTGTCATTCACCCAGCCTGTGCTTTCGTCGCTGGCACCCAAGTTTGAATTCACTGACGAAGGACTTGAAGCTTATGTGGAGGTCCAGAACTTTGGCGAAGTTGTCTCGTCGGAGTCGTCGGTGGAAGTCTTGATTGGTGATCAGGTTTTGGCGTCCGGTTCCGTTCGACCGTTGAAACCATTTGAAACATCGATGGTGCGTTTGGTCTGCCGTGAATTGATACCGCCAGGGAGCAAACGGGACGTCACCGTGCGAATTCTTGGCAATGGAGTGCCACCGGAGAACTTTATAAAGAGCGTTACGTTGCCAGGGGCCACAATTAAATGA
- a CDS encoding arylsulfatase — protein sequence MKLILRVCLILLASACGVANANATELPNVILIFADDLGPGMLGCYGQNVVTTPNIDRLATEGMKFNNYYGAVYCAPARWTLLTGMHDGRIGGWANNRGGLPILRDAGKITEQEYQKRLAVHKANSNPIADDEVFLAEIAQKAGYKTAQFGKLDRGFLTWHERVKRFGWDFYEGYYDHQRCHGFYPPYLWRNGERFDLPGNTMANCGKTSEKGDEPVGYGGETYSQNVFMEGILKYLLEHKDERFFLYHPTQLPHGPVAIPKLHPDFANHPSMTLAEKKYASMVKMLDDHVGLIMTELKTLGIDDNTIVLFSSDNGHELYYGPKNEYRQQKFADGQPANLTDKKWRTSECGDVFDGASGRAGLKRSGYQGGMQCPLLVRWPGKIEAGSETSLLSSHYDFLATMADLVGVQKPSGKDGISYVPTLLGKPQTQSHDFVFVNNNFKVMGSRALITGEGFKLVEADRSKNLFQLYNILSDNEERFDLASQYPEKVEHLKQIMQQETDSQRPDLR from the coding sequence ATGAAGTTAATCCTACGAGTGTGCCTGATCTTGCTCGCATCGGCGTGTGGTGTGGCGAATGCAAATGCTACTGAACTGCCCAATGTGATCTTGATCTTTGCTGACGATCTCGGTCCAGGGATGCTTGGATGTTATGGGCAAAACGTAGTGACGACGCCGAACATCGACCGACTGGCAACGGAGGGGATGAAGTTCAATAACTACTATGGCGCTGTGTATTGCGCCCCAGCCCGTTGGACGTTGTTGACCGGCATGCACGATGGCCGTATTGGTGGTTGGGCCAACAATCGTGGCGGGCTTCCGATCTTGCGAGATGCGGGAAAAATCACCGAACAGGAGTATCAAAAGCGACTAGCTGTTCATAAAGCAAACTCAAATCCAATCGCCGACGATGAAGTGTTTCTGGCTGAGATCGCTCAGAAGGCTGGATACAAGACCGCGCAGTTTGGCAAACTCGATCGTGGGTTTCTCACGTGGCACGAGCGAGTTAAACGCTTCGGCTGGGATTTTTACGAAGGCTACTACGACCACCAACGCTGTCACGGTTTCTATCCGCCCTATCTGTGGCGAAACGGCGAGCGATTCGATTTGCCTGGTAACACGATGGCCAACTGCGGCAAGACAAGTGAGAAAGGTGATGAACCGGTTGGCTATGGCGGCGAAACCTATTCACAGAATGTTTTCATGGAAGGCATTTTAAAATACCTTCTTGAGCACAAGGATGAACGCTTCTTCCTGTATCATCCCACGCAATTACCGCACGGTCCGGTTGCCATCCCAAAGCTGCATCCGGATTTTGCGAATCATCCGTCGATGACTCTGGCTGAAAAGAAGTACGCCTCCATGGTCAAGATGCTCGACGATCACGTCGGGCTGATCATGACCGAGCTGAAAACGCTCGGAATCGACGATAACACGATCGTGTTGTTCAGTTCGGACAATGGCCACGAACTCTACTACGGTCCTAAAAACGAATATCGACAACAGAAGTTTGCTGACGGCCAGCCCGCGAACTTGACCGACAAAAAGTGGCGAACGTCGGAGTGCGGCGATGTGTTTGATGGGGCGAGCGGGCGTGCTGGATTGAAACGCAGCGGCTACCAAGGCGGCATGCAGTGTCCGCTACTGGTGCGTTGGCCGGGGAAAATAGAAGCGGGTTCTGAGACCTCTCTACTGAGTTCGCACTACGATTTTCTGGCGACGATGGCCGATCTCGTCGGCGTGCAAAAACCGAGCGGGAAAGATGGCATCTCCTATGTGCCTACTCTGCTTGGCAAACCACAAACGCAATCGCACGATTTTGTGTTTGTCAACAATAATTTCAAGGTGATGGGCAGCAGAGCATTGATCACGGGCGAAGGCTTCAAACTCGTCGAGGCGGATCGAAGCAAAAACCTTTTTCAGCTTTACAACATCTTAAGCGACAACGAAGAACGATTCGATCTGGCTTCGCAATACCCCGAAAAGGTGGAGCATCTGAAGCAGATTATGCAACAAGAAACCGACTCGCAACGACCGGATCTACGATGA
- a CDS encoding sulfatase has product MSIQRMLFFLFALFCFTLSITNTAMGETKPNIVFILVDDLGHADVGFNGSTYYETPNIDALARDGLIIENAYMYPTCSPSRTALATGKQSFRTGVYTVPVLEKGDDRENIFSRWTVGEEHTMYSQPLADAGYKSIHLGKWHLVGPYPKEELAMKFPLKKKLPQPDPWDFSWVPYHKEHCRPYYPEGRGYLKNVGGTYRGDPALEVGGYKSKTGGYFAPFSNPFIEQKPDDEWLTDRLTDEAIEFMDVHQNDPFFINLHYYTVHRPIRGRSEELVEKYMKKPGDPVTGQGMESGKKKVVEAEYATMIESLDDNVGRIVEFLDKNGLRENTLIVFTSDNGQNVGHNDTLRGKKGYIYEGGIRVPTFVNWPDRIDVRRTSIAVTGLDYFPTFMDLAGIDYDGVLDGQSFTGLFQGEPASLRDRPLYWHLASCYKHGACSVIRKNDLKLIQFLADGKLEVFDLRTDPSEEHNLAETNPEQTQALLNKLVEWRKENDVPLPPNSAVR; this is encoded by the coding sequence ATGAGTATTCAAAGAATGTTGTTTTTCTTATTTGCACTCTTCTGTTTTACGCTTTCAATAACCAACACGGCGATGGGCGAAACGAAGCCGAATATCGTGTTCATTTTAGTGGACGATCTTGGCCATGCAGATGTTGGCTTCAACGGTTCCACCTATTACGAAACTCCCAACATCGATGCGTTGGCTCGTGACGGTTTGATCATCGAGAACGCCTACATGTACCCGACTTGCTCTCCCTCTCGCACGGCTCTAGCGACTGGTAAGCAATCGTTTCGGACTGGAGTCTACACCGTGCCGGTCCTTGAGAAGGGCGATGACCGGGAGAACATCTTTTCTCGATGGACGGTCGGTGAGGAGCATACGATGTATAGCCAACCGCTCGCGGATGCAGGTTACAAGTCGATTCACCTTGGGAAATGGCATCTGGTTGGGCCGTATCCAAAGGAAGAGTTGGCGATGAAGTTTCCGTTGAAGAAAAAGCTTCCGCAACCGGATCCGTGGGACTTCAGTTGGGTGCCGTACCACAAAGAGCATTGCCGACCATATTATCCTGAAGGACGTGGGTATCTGAAAAATGTTGGAGGGACCTATCGCGGTGACCCGGCATTGGAAGTCGGCGGATACAAAAGCAAGACCGGCGGCTATTTCGCTCCGTTTAGCAATCCGTTCATCGAGCAAAAGCCTGATGATGAGTGGTTGACCGATCGACTGACCGACGAAGCGATTGAGTTCATGGATGTGCATCAGAATGATCCGTTCTTTATCAACTTGCATTACTACACGGTCCATCGTCCGATTCGCGGACGCAGCGAAGAACTCGTGGAAAAGTACATGAAGAAACCGGGCGATCCGGTTACCGGCCAGGGGATGGAATCCGGGAAAAAGAAGGTCGTTGAGGCTGAGTACGCAACGATGATCGAGTCACTTGACGACAACGTGGGGCGGATTGTCGAGTTTCTAGACAAGAACGGTTTACGGGAGAACACGCTGATCGTGTTCACGTCGGACAACGGACAGAATGTGGGGCACAACGACACACTGCGCGGCAAGAAGGGCTATATCTACGAAGGCGGCATCCGCGTTCCCACTTTCGTGAACTGGCCAGATCGAATCGATGTTCGGCGAACGTCTATTGCGGTGACTGGTCTCGATTACTTTCCGACGTTCATGGACTTGGCCGGTATCGACTACGACGGCGTGCTCGACGGGCAATCGTTCACCGGATTGTTTCAAGGTGAACCGGCGTCATTGCGTGATCGTCCGCTGTATTGGCATTTAGCGAGTTGCTACAAGCACGGAGCGTGCTCCGTGATACGCAAGAACGATCTCAAGTTGATTCAGTTCCTCGCTGATGGAAAGCTCGAAGTGTTTGACTTAAGAACCGACCCGAGTGAAGAGCACAACCTTGCTGAAACGAATCCGGAGCAAACACAGGCACTGCTAAATAAGTTAGTCGAGTGGCGAAAAGAAAATGATGTTCCGCTGCCACCCAACTCAGCGGTTCGATAG
- a CDS encoding glycosyl hydrolase family 28-related protein, protein MRFRQLAMFAIMVIGSVTTANARYTETMDANGLEKNAVSDYGLTNDEAKNNQSDILQRAIDDVAAAGGGRLLIPKGTYRFAQIRLKSNVHLLIEKNTVIKPYWPAGEKTVVFELDAERPRQKKKITLEQKKAFIENVSIRGLGGRWIIDYSDRERASGEGVRGILAKMVRNFLIADLDVKDNYSVYCGITLTPMQTESETKDWPVSRATDGTVRNCRIFNASPGYGLTQLHGAQSVHFQDLYAEGGVTLRLETGAVGDKTAVYDITGKNIVSENGRCAVMLGPHSAMNGVVKIDGVKSISSTFAVTIGKGGVKEAELKHNPDATDGVFAKGSYVKNVHAVFGNHAQVKTHDFLSVPEEYRDDLDLRWENKFFEGPSIGAVMDTTAGHYKVIVENVTMGNFKYNADKPIMTEADVPSGKWGNAVNQWKSKHGISGEVEKKRSLKRRSTN, encoded by the coding sequence ATGCGATTTAGACAACTTGCGATGTTTGCGATCATGGTGATTGGCTCAGTGACGACGGCCAACGCAAGATACACCGAGACGATGGACGCCAATGGACTAGAAAAGAATGCGGTTTCTGATTATGGGCTAACCAATGATGAAGCTAAGAACAATCAAAGTGATATTCTTCAACGAGCAATCGACGATGTCGCGGCAGCGGGCGGTGGGCGCCTGTTGATTCCCAAGGGAACTTATCGCTTCGCTCAAATTCGTCTCAAATCGAACGTGCATTTGTTGATCGAGAAGAACACCGTCATCAAACCGTACTGGCCTGCGGGGGAAAAGACCGTCGTCTTTGAATTGGATGCCGAACGCCCCCGTCAAAAGAAGAAGATTACCCTGGAACAAAAAAAAGCGTTCATCGAAAACGTCAGTATCCGCGGGTTGGGTGGTCGATGGATCATTGACTATTCCGATCGTGAACGAGCAAGTGGCGAAGGCGTTCGCGGCATCTTGGCAAAAATGGTGCGCAACTTCCTGATCGCAGACCTCGACGTGAAGGACAACTACAGCGTCTATTGCGGCATCACGCTGACACCAATGCAGACGGAGAGCGAGACCAAGGATTGGCCGGTGTCACGGGCAACCGATGGAACGGTTCGCAACTGCCGCATCTTCAACGCTAGTCCTGGATATGGACTGACTCAACTACACGGCGCACAGTCGGTCCACTTCCAGGATCTCTATGCCGAAGGCGGAGTAACGCTTCGGCTGGAAACTGGAGCGGTGGGAGACAAAACCGCGGTTTACGACATCACTGGCAAGAATATTGTCAGCGAGAATGGACGTTGTGCTGTCATGCTTGGTCCGCACAGTGCGATGAACGGCGTGGTAAAGATCGATGGAGTGAAGTCGATCAGCAGTACTTTTGCAGTGACCATCGGAAAGGGTGGAGTGAAGGAAGCCGAACTGAAGCACAATCCTGATGCGACCGATGGGGTTTTTGCTAAAGGTAGCTATGTGAAAAACGTTCACGCGGTATTTGGCAATCATGCGCAGGTCAAGACGCACGACTTTTTAAGCGTACCAGAGGAGTACCGTGATGACCTTGATTTGAGGTGGGAGAACAAATTCTTTGAGGGGCCGTCCATTGGCGCTGTGATGGACACGACGGCCGGTCACTACAAGGTCATCGTTGAGAACGTGACGATGGGAAATTTCAAATACAACGCTGACAAGCCGATCATGACGGAGGCGGACGTGCCGTCGGGAAAATGGGGTAATGCCGTGAACCAGTGGAAGTCCAAACACGGAATATCAGGTGAGGTTGAAAAGAAGCGGTCTTTGAAGCGACGGTCAACAAACTAA